Below is a window of Nicotiana tabacum cultivar K326 chromosome 19, ASM71507v2, whole genome shotgun sequence DNA.
ACACAATATTATCACCGCTTCGAAAAGAGGACTAACACCAACATGGACATTGAAACAACAATCTTGAACCCTGAGGATTCCCAGAAGTTCTGTTTATCATTGCTGGAAGTTCCGACTTGCTTAGTTGCTAATTGGTCTCTGAGTTCCTTAATAGCTTTGTCACGTCGTTCCCCCATCTGTATTTATGTGTGACATCGCTTTCAGTAGTATTTCAATGTGTTATGATTTTACAACTTGGTCAGAAACTAAACAAATTAAACTGAGAATTCTTGAACTAAAACAAATAGGTTTAAGGTATCAGATATAATTTCATCAATGTAGCAGTAAAGAGTATAATTACCCTTTGGAGCTTGCGAGTTTGAGTTCGCGCCTCTTGGAGACAGAATTCCAACTTCATAATCCTCTTTTTCAACTCTTGATCAGCTCTACGATGCTTTTCTAACTGTCCAGAAAAGAGGTAGAAATTCATGAGAAAGAATCACTCATAAAGTGTCATGGAATTTAGAGAGCCTGGAAAACATGTATCAAACCTGAGACTCCAACTCTTTGGTTTTTAGCTTCCAATGGGCAGACATGATCCTGATTTCATCCCTGAGTTTGGCAATTTCTTCATCTTTACTCGTCAACAGCTTGTTCATCTTCTCAATATTCTTTGGTGAGACCTCATCTAAAATCTTCCTCAATTCACAATCTTTGTTTGCTCCAGATTTCGCTAATGCTTGCATGATATCATGCTCAATTCTCAGGACTTCATCTTTCAATTGCATTTGAGATGATTCCCTTGCTTGCAGATCCTTTTGCAAAAGATCTAATTGCTCACCAAGTTTATTTACACGAACTTCATGTTCCTTCAATGAACTGTTTTTCACATCCAACTCTTTCAAAAGTGCCAAACACTGAAGCTGTGCAGATTGAGCTGATGCAGCACTTGCATCTGCAGTTGCTTGAGTAGCAGAAAGCTGTGATCTAAGATCATCCAACTGCTTGAGATACTGGATCGCATTCAGAACTTATATTATTAAGTGCTTACAAATATCCAAGGAAAAAAGACTATGCATTATGTTATTCTTAAGTGGATTTATTACCAGTGCATATTTGAGTTTTGAAGTTTAAAAGGTTCTACCTACCAGTGTCTTGTGCAAATTACTGACCGGGTCTTCCTCAAACTGTAACaaaatataaactaaaaataGAATGGGGCAGCAAAAATTGGAGGAAGCTAGATCGTGAGAACTGTGTAAACAGTATCAGCTTGAACTCACACTAAGTAGAAACAAGAGAATTATTCTGTGTGCTCTACAAAattgaaatgaagaaaaaaaaaacaagctaGCCTCCAATAACCACAACTTCAACCAccccaaaataaagaaaatagaaattatgaaagaagtgaaagaagCTAAACCCAATCAGGCTAAAAAGCAACAGATCCATAAAGTAATTCCATACAACTGCTTCAATTGATAATTTATGCATATTATTCCATCTGTGCAGTAATTTTCTTTCTTTGCACGGAGGACAAAAGAACTGCATGTCTCTCTACATTTCAGAATAACCCACTTATTGTAACAATAAAGGGAAAAGTCAAAAGCAAGTGAACAAAATTAGCTAGCATCTTAAATATAACCAGACGAGAACATATTCTTTACAGAAGATTCCCCTTATGCAATCCACACAATTTGAATTTTCATTCAATCTTAAAAGTATCAAATTAGTAAGTCAAGGGTTTAATAGGAATTTTATAAATTAGGAATACTGTATAACTCTTTACATTTGAAGTATGTCACTTGAAAAGTCAAAAATATTAGGAGTTTAAAGAAGTATCAATGTGTTAGTCACGCTAATTTCCTTTAACTTCAGTTTAATACACTTAATGGGATGTATCATCATATGTTTACCTTAATTACACatcatttttttcaattcaaataatttcacaTCAACATGGTGTCAAAAGTTTGAATCAACCACAAATATCTATCAGGTTGTCGCAGTCATACATACATTTAACTTTATCACACACATAATTGACAATGCTACATAAAGTTGTGCACATAAGTTACCCCTAAATACATCAGGCAAAAAACTGTGggggagaaaaagaaatgaaCTCAATATACTAAAAAGTGCTATTTAAGATTTTCATTTGAGCACTCTTTATTTGATTCAGCCAGTACAGTAACTATGTTAAATTCAAGTAATCACTTTTCTAACATCTGAGGATTCAAGATTCTCAATTACCAGTGTATTCAGAGTTCAAGCAATGATATAGGCCTCAACATCTAAAGGAATCAAAATACATAATACCAAGAGAACTTAACTCTCATAATAGACAGTTTCAACACTTGCTATATATAAATATCCTTTCCAAGAAGCTGGTAACACAAAAGGCGTGCATGACCAGAGATTGGGAGCCCAAGTGGACTCAAAGAACTAAAAGATGtacatttaattttaaatgcCAAACAAAAGGGAAGAAAGTGATGTTTACAACCCAGTGCTGGCCATCTAAAAGCCACTAACATGTGTAGCCAAAAAGTGGTTTGATTTGTTAAATGGTAAGTCGTCCAAGATTCCTCTTTATCTCACTAACTCAGCTAAAAGAAACAAATTTTTTGAACCATCCAAGACCCAGACAAAgtccttggaccacttcatttataaaagaaataatacTAGAGACAATAATGTTAGATTAATTACTCAATACTATTCCTCAATTTCCCAAAAGGACAAACAAAAACAACCAAAAAGCAGCTTCAAAAGATATCCATCATCATATTCCTTTCAAGTATCTGTTTTTTCAGTATTTCCAAATTAACTCAGGTGCCTCCCACGCAAGATCTTGGAACCCAACTCCACCCAGATCCAAAACCACTAAATTTATCTAAAATTCAAAACCATCAAACCAAATATGCAAGAAATAATTGCACTAAAAGATGCATAATTTTTCAAGTACAGTGACACTAATGACTATTACCTTCTCGGTGTTTAAAGAAGAAACTTGAAGCTGCCCGTCTTTCTGCTCCAAATTCTTTTGCAATTTGTTTATCTCTTCTTCCATTTTCTTAGCTTTACTCTCTGCTACCTGTGAGAAAACAAAAAACACACAATAATCAGACAAAGTCCAAGAATCGCCTGACCCACACTTAAACTCCACTGCACATATAGGGgaaaaaagaccaaaaaaaaaagtaaaaaatcatTTCACTCAACCATAAATCATACTAAATCAATTTGACCTGTCTGGTTATGGTTTCACGAACAAAAGATTGTTCTTGAGAAGCGAGACGGTTGCGAACCTCCTTGAGCTCCGCTGCAAGGGACACTACATTTCGCCGGAAATTCTGTTTCTTCTCACTCAGATCCCTCAACAACGGATCCACCACCATACACGACGACGTCGTTGACGACGTTGAAGATGAAGATGACGGCCTTTCCTCCACTGACATCACCGTAACACTACTGAGAATCAACTACAAATCCAAAGTGAACTTTTGATTTCAACTATGACATCTGATGCTTCGCCTGTGAAGCGTATAAAAcccaccaaaaaaaaaaggaaaaaagataaaTTGAGTTGCTTCTTTCTATGAACTTAGCAATTAAAGCTAACCTATCACCCTTTGCATGTGAACATGTAGGGTATGCATTTAAGTCGCTGCCCATTTTAGAATTTTCAATTTATTGATATTCCAATAACAATAATGGAAACAGAATACTGAATTATACATGTAAGATTATCAcgttttaaaacttcaaaaaaatcattttttatgGTTTATAATATTTCGTGAATCAACCTCAaaatggagagagagagagagagagagagagagagagagagagagagagagagagagagagaaggaccTGTAagttttgagagagagagagagggagagagagagaaaaggacAGATCATtgttttgagagagagagaggagagagagtgGACAGTCAAATGGAGGGTTCAATTTGCTTAAATCCACACGACTCTTACACTTCTACAGAACAATCAAGAGACACGTTTCTTACACAGCTCAAAAACAATCCTtctttacacacacacacacacacacatgcatGAACACCTTAGTTTACAGAGATGAAAAGGAgtaacaaaaaagaagaaaggataaACTCATACTCTAATTAAAAATCACACCAAACACGTTCAAATCTAGTTACAGAgatataaaaagataaaaattgaTGATGCTAATAACACAAAAACAATTAAAGAAATACCGGCGGGATATATAGGTAAAAACACTTGAATATATAAATTTACCGGTGGGAGATTTTTCTGGGGGCAAATGATCGGACGGTTAGGCGGTCAATAGATTCGCCACCGCGTGGGGTGATATTGAGGGCGTGGGTGGGGAAAAGTTTAATGCAGCAGTGAATAAGGGAAGCTGAGATTTAGTTACATGTTTAAGCAGAGACGAGAGATGAAGGTGATGTGGAGGTTCGGATTTTGAACTTTAGGTTCGGAGATTCCGAGCCTTTTGTTTATCGACTTGACAGATAGGATTTTTGTTTGGAAACTGGTGTAGGTTCGGGTTCTCCAAGCCTTGGGTTTCGGACAAAGGACAAATTTCGAACCTGGAGCATATATGACCTCAGCGCGGCAAATCTGCAAAATTTTCGGCAATGGATGAGATATTTCCACGTGTGCTACTTATGACCGTCGGATGTTCCAATTTTGATTTGAAAAAAGGAATTGACTAATTTTTATACTAGTATTAGTTTACACACTGTCAGAGATTTGTTTGACTGTGCCTAAATTAGGTTGAGacaagaatttttatatttacgtaaaagaaggaaaaaggaaggaagaagaaaattgaaTGATTCATTAATTCTATTAACCTAATTCGTTTAACTTACATGTGAGTGGCATTGAAATATCTATTCCAGAAACTAAGGACTCCATATCCCTAATCTTTACTATATTAAAAGTTTACCTTCGTTTTTTCTACCCCTTTAAAATATAATTCATATTgtataaaatagtcatttgattatcctaatatttaggacttgaaAAAGTAAAAACTCATTGAAATTTAGTTAttaaatctttacttatttaaatTAGGTACCTAAAATGTAGGATTTTAAAATCGATTGAAATTTTaccttaaataaataattaagaagTCAATTATTTGGATCATTAGTATAAAACTTGTAGCCGttcttttgaagtaatttttatATGGCAATTCGAAAATGACAGTACTTTATCATGATGAACAAAATAGTTTTTTAACATCAATGAGTAATTTTTAGAATAATTGTTTTACTCCACTTAGTATTTGCAACAAAGCATATTGATTTATAGTAATTATGTggtaaatataaattaaaaactaTTAAATATATAGAAAAATAACGTTTCACTTAATTTTGCCTTCTTCAATCAATACAAACTATTATAAAAGTACGAAACATAAACGCAAAATTGGTCGACATttttatcatataaaataaattttacattggataaaattaatatttaattaatatttttaatatttgggACATTAAAATTAACTAACATTTtgattattagtttttttttttatttgaaatataTAAGAACTCATAATATTTAGGAATGTAATCTCAAAAAATTACTTATATAAGTTGATTGAGTTAATTTTCACAAGAATATATAAGGAATTGTTATTTCACCTGATATAACAATAATTAAGGTGACATTAGAAGTCTTCCACTTCAAGATACCAAGAGATGAAAACTTAAAGCAAAACTCAGAAGCTtacaattattttcaaattagCTAAAATTTTAAAGATTTAAGGTGAATAATGTTAAAAATATTAGCTATTTcaaaatattctttttttaaaaaaaatgttaataAAACACTTTCCAAAGGTGTTGTTGTAGAGTTTCATATTTTTTCATAGTGCTGATAAATCTATCAGCTGATAGATATTGCATGTAATCGCAAATAAATATCAAATTATGGCTATGTGGCTAACTGATATACCCATCTTTATTGACCTAAGGGAAGTAACGATGTTTATTAGTATgtataatctctttatcatgatAATGGTAGAATCAATCTCTTTATTAGGATAAATTTATCCTTAATGAAAGTTCAAATAATAAGGTATTTTGTAGAGGAAAGATGTTCTTTTATTGAGTTAGATAAATATGATTAATGTTCATCATTTTTTAgggatttaaatttttttaattttcatttaatAATTAGACACCTTTGTAAATAATATCTATGTaagttttataaaatttgtatttattgatataaaatacacgcgcaacgcgcgtactctAAGACTAGTCAATCTAATAGCTTGTTTGACCAAACTGGAAAAattaacttattttgagaagtgattttttcaaaagtatttttcaaaggaGTACTTTTGGAAATAAACAATTTATGTTTGACTAATCaatatgaaaaatacttttgagcatTAATTTGTATTTGGTCAAACTTTTTGAAAAGAGCTTTTAAGTACTCCATCAAATTACGAATAAAGATATAAAGAAATTTACTTAATctttaatattatataaataaataaataatctcaattATTTACTATTAaggataataatttaaaaaaaattattttatttaagtaaaatataaaaataaaattgaaaagcactttaattctttcaaaatgatttaaatatataaaaatcattcaacataTTTATACAGTAGGAGCGTTCTCAATAATATAATCTCTAATTCTAAATATTAGGGTTAAAATAAGTAAGATTATTTTGATATATACTATATTTTTCTAAAGCTATTTTTGATAAGCAAAATAAGTCAAAATTGTCTCTGCTTTTAGtggaagctacttttttctgtttttcttctgtttttttccAAAAACACCCTCACTAAAAAAACAAAATTGGTCAAACATCTCAATTTGAGGGGAAAAAATATTTTGGGGGGAAAAAAATCACTTTTGACTTTGGGATTTAATTCTGCCAATTTTTTTCCTTTAGTATGTCTTAGGGTCGTACACATACAATGATATGTTTATAGCTAAAAAGCATAACATTAACTTAAggataattgaaagtttaaaTTTAAAAGCGTGACATAgaagaacaacaataacaactcagtataatttTACTAGTGGGTCTAAGGAGAGTAGtttgtacgcaaaccttacctctACTCTAGGGAGGATAGTTTTTCCTTTAGTATGTCTTAGGGTCGCACACATACAATGATATGTTTATAGCTAAAAAGCATAACATTAACTTAAggataattgaaagtttaaaTTTAAAAGCATGACATAgaagaacaacaataacaactcagtataatATCACTAATGGGTCTGGGGATGGTAGtttgtacgcaaaccttacctctACTCTGGGGTAGAAAGATTGTTTCTGATAGACCTTCGGCTttctccctccaagaactctcactttgttcttggggtgactcgaactcacaacctcttggttgaaatggatggtgctcaccactagagcaacctaCTCTTGTCATGGAACATATAAATTACAGTATCTTGCTTCTAGGATTCCAGTCAATGCCATTTTCGTTAAATCCGTAAatggcaaaacaatcacaaaaaaaTTCTTTCATTTCTAAATCTTTTGATTTATGTCCTCCGTCAAGCTTCACTTATGACtcattctcctttttcttttccatcTCAATTcacaattttctttttcaagaaaaCTCAAACATGAGaggtaaaaataattttaaaaaagacCGATCAATTGAATTAAACTGAACCAATTCGCCAAAAACCCACCAATTCTTTagtgggcatttggacataagaattgtaaaagtCCGGAAAAAAGTGAAATTGTTTtacaagtgaaaatgatatttaaaaattatagttgtatttggacatgaataaaattttgggttgtttttgaagttttgtgagtaaaatttttgaaaaacagctttttggagttttttaaattttcaaaaaattccaaaatctattttcaagtgaaaatttgaaaatttatggccaaactaattttgagaaaaaaatgaaaatttttcaaaaaaaaaaatgaaagtttTCTTATGTCCGAACGGCTCTTAGATTCAGGTTTCATTATTACTTTTTCTATCATCGACAGAGTACTCGTCTTTATATCAAGGTGACATGTATTCATCCCTATTTAGTGAACGTGGTGAGTCTAGTGGCTAAGAGCTTAACTGCTCATTTAACTAGGAATCTTCACTTGATTTCTAGCTAAAAAGAaatttggttattttgttttcttttgaaagaaaaaaatgttAAGAATGTAATTTTAAGATTtgttattttatgtaatttaagTTGATGAAACTTTTATCATCAACGTGAAATTAAGGAATTTAAGAAATATTAGCACTATATATACAAGAGAAGTATCATAGGTAGTTTCGTCATTAAAAAGAAGAGGTTAAGATGTGAGGTCTAACCAATTCAAATAAAAAAGAGTTTATTCAGAAAATTCTATATTCTATTAGTACTTGGAAGCCCGTAGACATATGAACAAAATGATTAATTAAAGTTTTATGGATAAATAATTAAGTTCTATGTTTAACTTATGTTTATTGCAAATAAATATATATCCAAAGAAAATCTCGAAGTAGACATTTAAGtcatctctttttttctttttcaagagaCCCAACGACTTATTTTACAGGTTTAGTGTTATCCAAGCTAATAACCTCTCTTTGGCTCTTTACTTCGAGAGGCTTAaagtggatttttttttttttttttgcttaaagACGAGATATTATTATTATGCAGGAAATTAACGAGAGTTATTACAGTCCTTGATTAATTTTAATGAAGCAGTCCATAGAAAGTCTTTGCGAAAAGTAGAGAAAGCAAATAAAGGTGCTCAAGAACTGGTCTTCACACTAAGCGTTAGCATGCGAGTTACAGTTGCTCCCAAACTGCGCCAGTGTGTGCGCCCCTTAGTTTCCTTCACGGTAGACATGCCTAACATTCGGCTGGCTAGTACGTCGAGAGGAACCCGTAATCATGaaaaaaattagcattagctttgttGTGAAGTTTGTCATGTAATAGGTAGAGTAATATCTTGCAATATGTTTCCACTATAATTGGTATTTGATTTTTTGTGAAAGTAATTTCTAATCCCTTTAGTAGGGCAAGAATTTCTCCTTGGATGGGTGATGAGACCGTTATGTTACAGGAGAATCCATCAATCTAGTTTCCATCGGAATCTCTGATGATTCCACCTGCTCCTCCAATGTTAgagttttttttttggtgtgCACCATCTATATTAATTTTTTTGATGTATTTGTAGTAGGGGCATCCATTTTATTGGGATTTTTGTGATTAAGATATTTTTTAAGTAATAGGTTGTTAGGCAAATGTATTCCATTGCGTGCGTAATTATTTTTAGGCTGTCTATTTTAGTTGAGCAGTTGTTGAAATAGTTGTGATTACGGTTGAGCCAAATATGCCAAAGGATAATTGGTGTTATAACAACCATTGGGATTAATGTGTTATTGGGTAGAAAGATGCTCATAGTAGAGGTACAAGTATCTTTTATCCAATCTAGTTGGTTTGAGGTTGGAGTGGTGATGTTTAACTCTCCCCATGTTGTAATGTTCATAGGGCAATGAAAGAATAAGTGATTTGTATTTTCCTCTGTCCCACAATGTTTGTAAGTGTTAAATTCgattatttttctttagcttaGGACAACTGCAATGGGGAGACGTCGATGAACTAATAGCCATAGAAATATTTTGAGTTTGTTGTGGCATGATGCTTTCCATAATGGTGAAAAGGTTCATGAGTTTGGGTTGCCTTTGTGAGCCTCACGAAAAGACTGTAGGCAGAATTTGTTGTGAAGTTTCCATCTTCCGTTTCTTTCCAAAAGAATGAATCGTTTATTTTTTCAGAGAACGGAATGTGTGTTTGTGTTACAAGGTCAGAGATCGTATTTGAGAGGTCGTATGGAAGAGCTTTTAGGTTCCAATTTTTATTAGTAATGAcgtaattaaatttttttattaatatcttCTTTACCTAACGGCTCCTTGATTAATTACCTTAGGGTGTGTTTGCCAATAACCCATCTATCATCCCAAACGATTATCCGGCTCCCGTTTTCAACATTCTAAATGATACATTTGGGGAGGGAGGAGTAAGTTTAGCAGTGCTTTTCCAGATATAGTAGTCATTTGTTTTGTAAATCATAGGAATCATTCTTTGATTGTTAAGATATTTACCCTTTATCACTTTAGCCCATAGAGATTCAAAATTGGAGAGGTATCTCCATAGTAGGCTTGATAGGAGtgtaatatttttttcttttgctttgtaCAGCCCAAAACCTCTTTCTTGCTTAGGAGATGTTACCTTTTCCCAGTTAAGATGATGAATTTTTATGAGGTCCCTGATAGAACCCCATAGGAAGTTTCTCTGGATGCGATCAATATTGTTTCTAGTCTTTACTGGAAGAAGGTTCATTTGCATGGAATGGGTGGGTATGGCTGGCAAAGTTGATTGTATAAGGGTTAATCTCCCATATAAGGTTAAGAGTTTTGCTTTCCATCATTTTAGTATAGTATTCATCATGTCAAGTATGAATTGATAATCAGAGCTTTTTGGTTGTAAGTTGGTAATCGAAAATCTCAGGTAttttttcatattattttttatcttaATGTTTAGTGTGGTAGCCAGTGATGTTTGGTTTGTAATTAGTACGTTtgaggaaaaaattattttggatTTGGAAAAATTTCTTCGTTAGCCGGATTGATGGGAAATGAAGTTGAATATGTTTATGATAGAAGTTGCACTTGTATTGTCTGACTCGGAGAAGAGTATAAGATCATCCGCGAATAGGAGTTGGGATATGACGGGGATATTCTGGCTTATTTTAATGGATTTTCAGTTAAAAATATCTATTTCATGATCAATGCAACGTGTTAGGAATTGCATACAGATGATGAATAGGTACAGAGATAGTGGGTCTCCTTGTCGGATGCCTCTTGATGGTTCGAAGAATTCTGTAGGTTTGCCATTTGCAATGATTGAAATTATTGTGGTAGATATGCAATTCATGATAAGCGTTATTAAGTCTTGTGAAAAATTTAGTGCGTGCAAGGAGCTCCTGACAAATGACCATTGAAGTCGGTCAAAAGTCTTTTCAAGATCAATTTTGAGCATcatcttccgattcctcctagtACAATTTCTGAAATAGTGGATTTCTTCTTGGACAATTATGGCATTGTTAATTGCTCTCCTTTCTAGAATAAAGCTGCATTGATTAGGACTAATAATTTTATTGAGGAATAGGCGAATACGATTTACAATAATTTTTGTTATAGTATTATAGATTGTGTTACAAAGGCTGATGGGCCTATATTAAAACTATTTTGTGGGTGTTTGATTTTAGGAATAAGAGTTGCGTAGGTCCTGTTTATTTTAACTGGTATTATTAAGGTAGTTAAGGCTTGTGTACGCGTATCTATGATAGCTGAGTTTGTGCCGGACCAGTATTTCTGGAAAAAAATTGGGTGGATGCCATCCGAACCTGGTGCCTTAAGtggtttaaatttttttatagcGTTATTCATTTCAATGACTGAAAGAGGTCTAACAAAAACTTCTTTATCCTGATATGGTAGTATGTTGAGTAGGCTTGGGTTAGGTGCTATGGTATATAAACATGAATCTAGTTCAATTGTGTAGATATTTGAAAAGTGTTTAATAATAATATCATGTATTCCCTAGGGGTCAAAAGTCCAATTACCAAATGTGTCATCAAGCCCTAGTATACTATTTTTTCTGTTCCTCTGGACAACAGATATATGGAAGAATTTTGTGTTGGCATTCCCGTCATTTATCCACTAAACTCTTgattttaatttctaaaaatcTTGTTCATTTTGAAGGATTAAGTTATAATCATGAATAAGATTATTTTCTAGTTTATAGTAAAATTGGGTTTTAATTTGTGGGCGCATGTTTTGGAGCCTCAGAATTCGGGCAAGAAgagttctcttttttttttaaaaaagaatatattcccaaatgtacaactattCCATTATTCCACGTGTTCTATGAATAAGGAAATGGCAGTtgtgtaatttttattattattccaatATTTCTTAACTATGTTTGGCAAAAGTGGGTGACTAAGCCACATTGTTTCAAAGTAAAAAAAGTGTGAtgatttactaatattttttaacAGACTTAGCAGTAGTGGACAGTGGTCCGAATATGTACGTGGCATGTCTGTGACAGTGGCATCCGGGAACATTTCCACCCAGTCCAATTTTCTAAGAAATCTGTCCAATCTTTCAAagatttgttgttgttttccCCCTTTTATTTGTCTATGTAAAGCGTGGACCCATAAAACCCAAGTCAATCATATCAATAGCATCAagacaatttaaaaaaaaacagtaCTTTTATTACTGTTTATGGGCCTACCTCCAATTTTTTTGGAGACGGTTGTGACTTCATTAAA
It encodes the following:
- the LOC107812044 gene encoding nuclear envelope-associated protein 2 isoform X1 produces the protein MSVEERPSSSSSTSSTTSSCMVVDPLLRDLSEKKQNFRRNVVSLAAELKEVRNRLASQEQSFVRETITRQVAESKAKKMEEEINKLQKNLEQKDGQLQVSSLNTEKFEEDPVSNLHKTLYLKQLDDLRSQLSATQATADASAASAQSAQLQCLALLKELDVKNSSLKEHEVRVNKLGEQLDLLQKDLQARESSQMQLKDEVLRIEHDIMQALAKSGANKDCELRKILDEVSPKNIEKMNKLLTSKDEEIAKLRDEIRIMSAHWKLKTKELESQLEKHRRADQELKKRIMKLEFCLQEARTQTRKLQRMGERRDKAIKELRDQLATKQVGTSSNDKQNFWESSGFKIVVSMSMLVLVLFSKR
- the LOC107812044 gene encoding nuclear envelope-associated protein 2 isoform X3, with translation MSVEERPSSSSSTSSTTSSCMVVDPLLRDLSEKKQNFRRNVVSLAAELKEVRNRLASQEQSFVRETITRQVAESKAKKMEEEINKLQKNLEQKDGQLQVSSLNTEKLDDLRSQLSATQATADASAASAQSAQLQCLALLKELDVKNSSLKEHEVRVNKLGEQLDLLQKDLQARESSQMQLKDEVLRIEHDIMQALAKSGANKDCELRKILDEVSPKNIEKMNKLLTSKDEEIAKLRDEIRIMSAHWKLKTKELESQLEKHRRADQELKKRIMKLEFCLQEARTQTRKLQRMGERRDKAIKELRDQLATKQVGTSSNDKQNFWESSGFKIVVSMSMLVLVLFSKR
- the LOC107812044 gene encoding nuclear envelope-associated protein 2 isoform X2, translating into MSVEERPSSSSSTSSTTSSCMVVDPLLRDLSEKKQNFRRNVVSLAAELKEVRNRLASQEQSFVRETITRQVAESKAKKMEEEINKLQKNLEQKDGQLQVSSLNTEKYLKQLDDLRSQLSATQATADASAASAQSAQLQCLALLKELDVKNSSLKEHEVRVNKLGEQLDLLQKDLQARESSQMQLKDEVLRIEHDIMQALAKSGANKDCELRKILDEVSPKNIEKMNKLLTSKDEEIAKLRDEIRIMSAHWKLKTKELESQLEKHRRADQELKKRIMKLEFCLQEARTQTRKLQRMGERRDKAIKELRDQLATKQVGTSSNDKQNFWESSGFKIVVSMSMLVLVLFSKR